Genomic DNA from Mycolicibacterium helvum:
TCGTCCTGTTCGGCGGACACGAGATCTTCTCCGTCGGCGACGACGTCCCCGAACTGCGCACGCTGAATCGGGCCGAAGCCGAAGCCGCCGACCTGCTGCGCCGCGAGGCGATCGACGCCGTCGCGGCGATCCCCAAGCCGACGGTCGCCGCCATCACCGGCTACGCGCTGGGCGCCGGACTGAGCCTGGCGCTGGCCGCCGACTGGCGGGTCAGCGGCGACAACGTCAAGCTGGGCGCCACCGAGATCCTGGCTGGTCTGGTCCCCGGCGGTGGTGGGGCGCAGCGGCTGGCCCGCGCGGTCGGACCGGCGCGGGCCAAAGACCTGGCGTTCAGCGGCCGGTTCGTCGATGCCAAGGAAGCACTGGGGCTCGGACTGATCGACGAGATGGTGGCGCCCGACCATGTCTTCGACGCCGCCGCGGTCTGGGCCGGCCGCCTCGTGGACGCTGCACCGAGCGCACTGGCCGGTGCCAAGGCACTGATCGACGGCCAGCTCGACGCCGGTGAGCAGGCGCAACGCTACGGTGAGGTCTTCGCCGCTGGCGATAGCAGTTAGGCTGCCCTGCATGAATTCGATCGACCCGGCCCCTAACCCGCATGCCACCGCGGAACAAGTCGAGGCCGCGCTCAAAGACAGCAAGCTGGCCCAGATTCTGTATCACGACTGGGAAGCCGAGAGCTACGACGACAAGTGGTCGATCTCCTACGACAAACGCTGCGTGGATTACGCCCGCAATCTGTTCGACGCCACCGTGCCGGCCGACGAACTGCGTGAGCTGCCCTACGACCGGGCACTGGAGCTGGGGTGCGGCAGCGGCTTCTTCCTGCTCAATCTGATCCAGGCCGGGGTGGCTCGGCGCGGCTCGGTGACCGACCTGTCGCCCGGCATGGTCAAGGTCGCCACCCGCAACGGCGAGAACCTGGGCCT
This window encodes:
- a CDS encoding enoyl-CoA hydratase; this encodes MREFVSIHVGEQHPGIGVLLVSRPPTNALTRQTYRELISAAAELAERADIITVVLFGGHEIFSVGDDVPELRTLNRAEAEAADLLRREAIDAVAAIPKPTVAAITGYALGAGLSLALAADWRVSGDNVKLGATEILAGLVPGGGGAQRLARAVGPARAKDLAFSGRFVDAKEALGLGLIDEMVAPDHVFDAAAVWAGRLVDAAPSALAGAKALIDGQLDAGEQAQRYGEVFAAGDSS